In Woeseia oceani, one DNA window encodes the following:
- a CDS encoding 2Fe-2S iron-sulfur cluster-binding protein — translation MRKYYPATVVSKTATANDAICIELSVPDEVRADFRYQQGQHLPVRAVIGKNDVRRTYSICSSVGEDTLRIGVRVQPDGIFSNYLADEVQPEGTLEIMPPSGHFYTELKPDQSKVYAAFVAGSGITPVLSIAKTVLETEAQSRFVIFYGNRSRATTMFMEDLWALKNQYPARVSLHFIMSQEPSEVELYQGRLDGEKVQALHAAFLEQSRPDDIFICGPNAMIDAVSDALHSLNYPQEKVHAERFRAILREPLPASPRRQEVPADGIEVQVVLDGHRQKFHMKGDEPSILDAAADAGLDLPYSCKGGVCSTCRVKLSKGEVEMAINYSLEPWEVEQGFILTCQSMPLTDSVELDYDQA, via the coding sequence ATGCGTAAGTACTATCCCGCGACCGTTGTAAGCAAGACTGCAACGGCCAATGATGCCATTTGTATTGAACTGTCGGTCCCCGACGAAGTGCGTGCGGACTTTCGCTATCAGCAAGGTCAACACCTGCCCGTTCGCGCCGTCATTGGCAAGAACGACGTGCGCCGCACGTACTCGATTTGCAGCAGCGTTGGTGAAGACACGTTGCGGATCGGGGTGCGAGTGCAACCAGATGGCATATTCTCCAATTACCTGGCGGATGAAGTGCAGCCTGAGGGCACGCTGGAAATCATGCCGCCGTCCGGCCACTTCTACACCGAACTCAAGCCAGACCAATCCAAGGTCTATGCTGCTTTTGTAGCCGGCAGCGGTATTACGCCCGTTCTTTCGATAGCAAAGACTGTGCTTGAAACCGAGGCGCAAAGCCGCTTTGTTATTTTCTACGGCAATCGCAGTCGCGCGACGACGATGTTCATGGAAGATTTGTGGGCGCTCAAAAATCAATACCCAGCTCGGGTATCCCTGCACTTCATAATGAGTCAGGAACCCAGTGAGGTGGAGTTGTACCAGGGTCGACTGGACGGTGAAAAAGTGCAGGCATTGCATGCCGCGTTCCTCGAACAAAGCCGACCCGATGACATCTTCATATGCGGCCCGAACGCAATGATCGACGCAGTAAGCGACGCTCTGCACTCGCTGAACTACCCGCAAGAAAAGGTGCATGCCGAACGGTTCAGAGCAATTCTTCGCGAGCCGCTACCAGCCTCACCAAGGCGGCAAGAAGTACCAGCCGATGGTATAGAAGTTCAGGTAGTGCTCGACGGTCACCGACAGAAGTTCCACATGAAAGGCGATGAACCGTCCATCCTCGACGCCGCTGCCGACGCAGGGCTCGACCTCCCCTATTCGTGCAAGGGCGGCGTATGCTCCACCTGTCGGGTGAAGCTCAGCAAGGGCGAAGTCGAAATGGCAATCAACTACTCCCTGGAACCGTGGGAAGTTGAGCAAGGGTTTATACTCACCTGCCAATCCATGCCGCTGACCGATTCCGTAGAACTGGATTACGATCAGGCCTGA
- the pcaF gene encoding 3-oxoadipyl-CoA thiolase — protein MSDAFICDAVRTPIGRYGGALSSVRADDLGAIPIRALVARNQNIDPALIDDVLYGCANQAGEDNRNVARMSTLLAGLPHNVPGVTLNRLCGSGMDAVAMAARTIKCGEAGLLIAGGVESMSRAPFVQPKASSPFSRNAEIYDTTIGWRFVNPLLKKQYGVDSMPETGENVAEQFKVSRADQDAFALRSQQKTAAARARGFFDTEIIPVEVPQRKADPLLVTQDEHPRETSLDKLASLGTPFRENGTVSAGNASGVNDGACALLLASADSVKNFGLTPLARVVTSAVAGVEPRIMGIGPGPASQKALAQAGLTIEQMDTIELNEAFASQSLAVLRMLGLDDDAAHVNPNGGAIALGHPLGMSGARLITTAAYQLKASGGRYALCTMCIGVGQGIATIIEAV, from the coding sequence ATGTCAGACGCATTCATCTGCGATGCCGTACGTACTCCCATTGGCCGTTACGGGGGAGCCCTGTCGAGTGTGCGCGCCGACGACCTCGGTGCAATTCCCATTCGCGCCCTTGTCGCCCGCAACCAAAACATTGACCCCGCCTTGATCGACGACGTCCTGTATGGCTGCGCCAATCAGGCTGGAGAAGACAACCGCAACGTCGCCCGCATGTCCACGTTGCTGGCCGGGTTACCACACAACGTACCCGGCGTAACGCTTAATCGCCTGTGCGGATCCGGTATGGACGCCGTCGCCATGGCGGCGCGCACGATCAAATGCGGTGAAGCCGGCCTGCTGATCGCCGGCGGCGTGGAATCGATGTCACGAGCACCATTCGTACAACCGAAAGCCAGCAGCCCATTCAGCCGCAACGCGGAAATATATGACACAACAATCGGCTGGCGCTTCGTCAATCCCCTGCTGAAAAAGCAGTACGGAGTCGATTCGATGCCGGAGACTGGCGAGAACGTCGCCGAACAATTCAAAGTGAGCCGTGCAGATCAGGACGCGTTCGCCCTGCGCAGTCAGCAGAAGACGGCGGCTGCTCGTGCCCGAGGCTTTTTTGATACCGAGATTATTCCTGTTGAAGTTCCGCAGCGGAAAGCAGACCCGCTGTTGGTAACCCAGGACGAACACCCCCGGGAAACGTCACTCGACAAGCTCGCCAGCTTGGGAACCCCATTCCGCGAAAACGGTACGGTTTCCGCAGGGAACGCCTCGGGTGTGAACGACGGCGCGTGTGCATTGTTGCTGGCCTCCGCCGACTCGGTGAAAAACTTTGGACTGACACCGCTTGCGCGCGTCGTAACGTCGGCTGTGGCGGGTGTTGAACCGCGAATCATGGGTATCGGCCCTGGACCAGCCAGTCAGAAAGCGCTCGCGCAAGCCGGGCTGACGATCGAACAAATGGACACGATCGAACTCAATGAAGCATTCGCTTCGCAATCGTTGGCTGTCCTGCGGATGCTCGGACTGGATGATGACGCTGCGCACGTCAACCCTAACGGTGGCGCAATCGCACTGGGCCACCCGCTCGGCATGTCCGGTGCACGCCTGATCACGACAGCTGCCTATCAACTGAAAGCCAGCGGTGGACGCTACGCGCTGTGCACGATGTGCATCGGTGTCGGCCAAGGCATCGCAACCATTATCGAAGCGGTTTGA
- a CDS encoding EF-hand domain-containing protein: MKKILVTIGALTLATGMAFAGDSKEAKSFSEIDTNKDGVITQTEASVDRELVAHFSNADADQNGFLTPSEFDTLKDEMEEAE; encoded by the coding sequence ATGAAGAAAATACTTGTGACGATTGGCGCACTGACTCTGGCAACGGGTATGGCCTTTGCCGGCGATTCAAAGGAAGCGAAGTCATTCAGCGAGATCGACACCAACAAGGATGGCGTCATCACCCAAACCGAAGCTTCAGTTGATCGCGAGCTGGTTGCGCACTTTAGCAATGCGGATGCGGATCAGAACGGCTTCCTGACACCAAGCGAGTTCGATACGCTCAAGGATGAAATGGAAGAAGCGGAATAA
- the dgcA gene encoding N-acetyl-D-Glu racemase DgcA: MDIKLKVEDWELRQPFRITGEEWRHSTCITVELQDGDYIGRGEAQGVSYLGETADTIVAQINSVADDVRAGVSREELQTRLPSGGARNAIDCALWDLEAKSSGQTIWTLTGIEPQPVTTVFTIGIEETAEAMAAKAAGAAEYPVLKVKLDNKQPYERLAAIRAARPDARIVVDANQGWTFELLCELLPRCVELEIDMVEQPLPRGQDEQLDGFNSPVTLAADESCQDCSELETAARRYDMINIKLDKTGGLTEALRLARAAREAGCKLMVGNMLGTSLSMAPSFVIAQLCDFVDIDGPLLMKEDRIHGLRYKAGEVAVFDRDLWG; encoded by the coding sequence ATGGATATCAAGCTCAAAGTCGAAGACTGGGAACTCCGCCAGCCTTTTCGGATTACCGGCGAAGAATGGCGTCACTCGACCTGCATCACCGTTGAGTTACAGGATGGTGATTATATTGGCCGAGGTGAAGCGCAAGGCGTTTCGTACCTGGGAGAAACAGCCGACACGATTGTCGCGCAGATCAATTCCGTTGCCGATGACGTGCGTGCCGGCGTGAGCCGTGAGGAGTTGCAAACGCGCCTGCCCAGCGGGGGTGCGCGAAACGCTATAGATTGTGCCTTGTGGGACCTCGAGGCGAAGAGCAGCGGACAAACTATCTGGACCTTGACCGGTATTGAGCCGCAACCGGTAACGACTGTTTTCACCATTGGTATTGAGGAGACCGCCGAGGCAATGGCGGCCAAAGCGGCCGGTGCTGCAGAATACCCGGTATTGAAGGTCAAGCTCGACAACAAACAGCCTTATGAACGACTTGCGGCAATACGCGCCGCAAGACCCGATGCGCGCATCGTTGTGGATGCGAATCAGGGCTGGACGTTTGAGTTGCTGTGCGAATTATTGCCGCGTTGTGTGGAGCTTGAGATCGACATGGTCGAACAACCGCTGCCAAGAGGGCAGGACGAACAGCTGGATGGCTTCAATTCGCCGGTGACACTCGCTGCCGACGAGTCTTGCCAGGATTGCAGCGAACTGGAAACGGCTGCCAGACGTTACGACATGATCAACATCAAGCTGGACAAGACCGGCGGCTTGACGGAAGCGCTGCGGCTGGCCAGGGCGGCACGCGAGGCAGGCTGCAAGTTGATGGTCGGCAACATGCTCGGCACATCGCTCAGCATGGCTCCATCCTTCGTGATTGCCCAGTTGTGTGATTTTGTCGATATTGACGGCCCCCTGTTGATGAAAGAAGACCGTATACACGGCTTGCGTTACAAGGCCGGCGAAGTGGCTGTGTTCGACAGGGATTTATGGGGTTAG
- a CDS encoding DUF1611 domain-containing protein encodes MIESTVVDMRAPYLIMIGDVHDPLYAKTGFGIVQWRRDQVAGQLRFAGCPVDMGVPDLTVQEAKAAGAASLVIGVAPVGGEIPESWWAVIEEAAAAGLDIVCGLHIRLQDYPAIVEAANVSGARLIDVRVPPRKLPVGTGRKRSGKRVLMVGTDCAVGKKYSALALDQALRGAGIKSTFRATGQTGIMIAGSGIPIDAVVSDFVSGAAELLSPDNEADHWDVIEGQGSLFHPGYAAVSLGLLHGSQPDAIVLCHEAGRTEIDEWDGFTLPGIAECIALNLLNGKLTNPSIRCVGVSVNTSSLPAAEREGWLAALSAETGLPCVDPLVEGMQAIVNNMLSS; translated from the coding sequence ATGATCGAATCTACAGTCGTTGATATGCGCGCCCCCTATCTCATCATGATAGGCGATGTTCACGATCCTCTGTATGCCAAGACCGGCTTCGGCATCGTGCAGTGGCGCCGGGATCAGGTTGCGGGACAATTGCGCTTTGCCGGTTGCCCCGTCGATATGGGGGTGCCCGATCTTACAGTGCAGGAGGCCAAGGCCGCGGGCGCTGCCAGTCTGGTCATTGGTGTTGCACCGGTCGGCGGCGAAATCCCGGAAAGCTGGTGGGCGGTCATCGAGGAAGCCGCTGCGGCGGGTCTCGATATCGTATGCGGCCTGCATATTCGTTTGCAGGACTATCCCGCGATTGTCGAGGCCGCCAATGTCTCCGGCGCCCGACTCATAGATGTCCGGGTTCCACCGCGGAAGTTGCCGGTAGGGACGGGCAGGAAGCGCAGTGGCAAGCGTGTGCTGATGGTCGGCACGGATTGCGCCGTCGGCAAAAAGTACTCAGCGCTGGCGCTGGATCAGGCGTTGCGAGGGGCCGGCATCAAATCCACCTTTCGGGCCACTGGCCAAACAGGAATCATGATTGCGGGTAGCGGCATACCTATTGATGCCGTGGTTTCGGACTTCGTGTCCGGCGCGGCAGAGTTGTTGTCGCCCGATAACGAAGCTGACCATTGGGACGTAATTGAAGGCCAGGGTTCGTTATTTCACCCAGGCTATGCTGCGGTCAGTCTTGGTTTGCTGCACGGTTCGCAACCCGATGCCATTGTGTTGTGTCACGAAGCAGGCCGAACTGAAATTGATGAGTGGGATGGCTTCACGTTGCCCGGCATTGCCGAGTGCATTGCGTTGAATCTTTTGAACGGCAAACTGACCAACCCGTCAATACGGTGTGTCGGTGTCAGCGTCAACACGTCGTCTCTGCCGGCTGCCGAGCGCGAGGGATGGCTGGCCGCATTGAGCGCAGAAACCGGTTTGCCCTGTGTCGACCCACTGGTTGAAGGCATGCAGGCCATTGTCAACAACATGCTGAGTTCCTGA
- the purU gene encoding formyltetrahydrofolate deformylase, producing the protein MQDNQHPRSLVLSMSCPDRGGIVAAITGFIADSGGSITETAHFVDRWTERSFMRASFSGSALASRETLADRFAVIAEQFDMDWHLYDAEQRCRVLLAVSKQGHVLNNLLHRWSIGSLPIDIVGVVSNHPDMRSLTEWYKLPYHYLPVTPGDKAAQERQILELFASTGADLLALARYMQILSADACETLAGRAINIHHSFLPGFKGAKPYHQAHERGVKIIGATAHFVTTDLDEGPIIEQGVERVDHTMGPDELAKIGHDLESVVFTRAVRWFAEHRIFPSGSRTVVLRS; encoded by the coding sequence ATGCAAGATAACCAACATCCGCGTTCGCTGGTCCTGAGTATGTCGTGTCCGGACCGTGGTGGCATCGTGGCGGCCATCACGGGTTTCATCGCCGACAGTGGCGGATCCATTACCGAGACCGCGCATTTCGTCGACCGCTGGACAGAGCGCTCTTTCATGCGGGCATCCTTTTCCGGATCCGCGCTCGCCAGCCGAGAGACGTTAGCCGATCGTTTCGCGGTGATAGCAGAGCAGTTCGACATGGACTGGCATCTGTACGACGCCGAACAACGTTGCCGCGTGTTGCTGGCCGTGTCGAAGCAGGGGCACGTACTGAACAATCTGCTGCATCGCTGGAGTATTGGCTCGCTGCCTATCGATATCGTCGGTGTGGTGTCGAACCATCCGGACATGCGTTCTCTCACGGAATGGTACAAGCTGCCCTACCACTATCTGCCCGTTACGCCGGGTGACAAGGCGGCGCAGGAGCGCCAGATACTGGAGCTGTTCGCGAGCACCGGAGCTGACCTGTTGGCCCTCGCGCGGTACATGCAGATTCTTTCTGCTGACGCCTGTGAGACCTTGGCGGGGCGGGCGATTAACATTCACCACTCGTTCTTGCCGGGATTCAAAGGTGCAAAACCTTACCATCAGGCTCACGAACGCGGTGTAAAGATCATTGGCGCGACGGCACACTTCGTGACGACGGATCTGGACGAAGGCCCGATAATCGAACAGGGCGTTGAGCGGGTTGACCACACCATGGGGCCTGACGAGCTGGCCAAAATAGGTCATGATCTGGAAAGCGTCGTGTTCACCCGAGCGGTTCGCTGGTTCGCGGAACACCGCATCTTTCCGAGTGGAAGCCGCACGGTAGTGTTGCGGTCCTGA